Genomic segment of Marmota flaviventris isolate mMarFla1 chromosome 4, mMarFla1.hap1, whole genome shotgun sequence:
CTCCCAGGTGGGAGTTTCATTAACCACATAGTCTGCCCATTTACTCAGTCTTTTCTCTCAAACTCTTCCAGTCCTCTCTTCAGTGGACACATTGCCTACTTTTTCATAGAAAAACGTGGTTATAACATTTATTCACAGTATCATTAATAAATAAGGTGTTATAAGAGATGAACTTTACTAGCAAGTGAAGTGCTCCTTTAAATACCCAAACTTTTTATCTTCagctatttaaaatgtatattctttaCCTGCGTAAGCAGAACAATAGTATCTCTTGTGGCGTGAGGGTGAGGCTTATCCATCACCCTCGTAGCGTCTCAAAGCTCCGTTATTTCATTCTtcagtttctccttttatttatgCTTGAAATACTTGGGAGAAAGATGTGATAGCCAAAGGGAAACATGAACCAACAGGAAGGTGTGGCACGAGAACCGCTAATAAGTGCAAACCGGCCTTTCAGGTGTCAGTAACCGCGGCTGCAAGTGAAGCCCGCCGCGGGGACGCGGTACGCAGGGGCGCAGTTCTGAGCCGCTCATTTTCTCAGGATGAAATTCGAGGTTCCTGGATCGCAACACCAGCCCCAGGACCTGCCCGCAGGACCGGAGCTCAAGGTGGCGCGCCCGGGAACCCGACCTCTGCAAGCGGAGGGCTCTGGCAGGATGCGCCGGGGGCGGGGCAGTGGCGGCCGACGTCTCGCGAGGTTCCATCCTCGCGCAGGCGGCAGCGGCTGGCGGCGAGTACGGGATGCGCTCGGAGAAGGAGCGGGCCGGAGGCCCGGGCGCGACCGTTGGTACCCGGGGCCCTGGCGGGAGGGAGAAGCTGTCTGCCGCGGAAGTCCAGCTCCGCCGTGAGGCACCACGACGAGAACCCGAGACGCCAGCCTCTTCCTCGGGCTGCGGGGGCGGGGCCGGTAAGCCTCGCGAGGAGAAGAGGACGGCGCTGAGCAAGGTGAGCTGGGCCTGGGGCGGGCGGGCCGCCAAGCCTCGCGAGGACGGCCCTGGGCCAGCGTGGGCGGGACCCGGGGTGGGCCGGACCTGCGAGCTCTGCGAGGCGGGGACTGGCCTGAGTAAGGGGGCGGGGCCAGGACGGGCGGCAGGACTTCTGTAGGGGAAAGGGACGGCCCTACGCGAGGCGGGGCCGGGGACTGGAGGGCCGGGAGAGCTTCACTAGGAGAAAGGGACCAGGGGCCGGCGGGGTGCAGAACTTCCCTAGGAGAAAAGGAGGGCCCTAAGCAAGTGTAGGCGGTCCCGGGGCGGGGCTGACGGAGTGGGGCAGCGCGAGGGAAGAGGGCGGCCCGGAGCTGGTGTGGACAGGACGTGGCAAGGCGAGGTGTGCCCTGTAAGGGGAGGATGGCTCTGTGCAGGTGAAGGCTTGGTCCGCGGGGGACTGCGCCTTGACGCTGGTCCTTCTGGTGTGAGGGGTGGGAGTGCCCACTGTTGGTGAGCAGGTCTCTCCTAGGCCCGCGGGACCCTGGTTGCAGGATGAGATGTGCTGGGCGGGGTGTGCGCGAGGCCGGCGAGACCTTTGGCTAGAGGGTGGGATGCACACTGAGGCTGGCCGGTCTTCCGGCCGGCGGTCAGTTGGGGGACGCCCCAGGAGTGACAAGCCGGCGTTGTCCCTCAGGTGGTCCTCAGACGGCTGCCACCAGGCCTCACAAAGGAGCAGCTGGAGGAACAGCTGCACCCACTGCCTGCGCACGACTACTTTGAGGTGGTGGCCGCTGACCTCAGGTAGGTTTTGGCGCCCAGGTTCGTGGTGTGGGCGAGAAGCTGAGGGTAACAGCAACCCACTCCTTTTCCATCTCCCCACAGGACCCAGAAGTTCTCACAGACTGCCTTCTGCAGGACATTCCTGAGTTGGCAGGGCATTAATGGAACTTAGCAAGAGCCCTCTGTGATGTCCTCACAGTCCAAAAGTTATTTGGTGACACCAAACCTTACTCCATGTAGCTTTAAAGCATGTGAAGAGAGAACAATTGGTCAGTCCTGCATGTATACCCTGGTGTTGCTAGTGAAGACCAGTCCCCAGGTGGCCTCCGGCTTCTCCTAGCTGCCACACCTGCTAGCTGGGTCCTTCTCAGTGCCTGGCCATACCTGCCTCTGTCTAAGTCCCTATTTAACAGAGATAGCCATGAGATAGGGGAGGAAGGCTGAGTTTGCAGTAGACCCCATACTGTGTGCCGTTGTAAGTACTGAAGTGCCTGGAAGTGCCTCTCCTTCAGTATAGATGGTACAGTCAGCATTCTCTTCTCAGAGGGCACAGTGGCCTGCCTGTCCTGATGCCACAGGTGACCTTTGTTTCCTGGCTCTGCACAGTGGCAAAACTAGCCCAAAGCATTCTCCCCAGTAAAAAGCCCTCAGGTTGTGACTTATTTGTGTTTTCAGTTTCTTGCAGAAAAATATCCAGATTGTTATAATTAACTGAGAGATGAACCTTTGACATAAAGGCTTTATCTGAAGTAGTTTGCCAtttccagaaaagaagaaaaagggcaaAGTCCCAGGAGTATTTCATCTTTACTAACTGCTTCTGCTGTCCTGTATTTCAGTCTGCACCCTCATCTGTACTCCAGAGCATACATTAATTTTAGGGACCCTGATGACATCCTTCTGTTCAGAGATCGTTTTGATGGATATGTCTTCATTGGCAATAAAGGTTGGGTTCCTGGCTTTTAAACTCTTCTAATGAAGCTTTGATGGGATGTTTGTGAGTTTTGATTAAGAAATTCTCAGTCATATAAAGTAATACCATAAAATTTGATTGCTACTATATCATGTGCTGatacattaaaaacattaaaatgagggctagagttttggctcagtggtagaatgcttgcctggcatgggtgaggccctgggtttgatcctcaaaaccacatgtaaataaataaattatataaaagatccattgacaactaaaaaatattttttaaaaaaccattaaaATGATAAACCAAGGAATTCTAGAAATTGTGTGATGATGACAAGATTATCATTAGAAAATGGAGTTTTTTGAGTCAATTCTCTGGATAAATGAACTTTATGTCAGAACTAAGTTATTTTTCCTGTAATTGAAAGAAAATCTCTAAATGTATCTATATCTTGTCTTCTTAAATGAAGTATTCTGCAGTGTATTCTTGATTAACAGTTCTTGATAATGTTGTGGGGAAGGGGTTGAAACTGTGACTGATTGTGCTGGGTGGTATTTCCTGGGGGCTGCCTACCCTTTCTGGGCCTGCTTttggtgtttttctttctcctctcctgtcACATGGTCCTGTGCTGTTGAGTCTATAGACCATTGATGGCAAACTGTTTTCAGCCCCTCACTGCCTGCCTCTTGCCATtcacctcccctcctccaccGAGGGTGTCAGAGTAGAGGAGGTCATTAGAGTGGCAGAGCTAGGGGCCAAGACACAGTCAAGTAAAGGGAAGTTTTAGTACTTGAACTATCGGGACATTTGTGTTAATTGCgctgttctttgtctttttttttttttaaacttttaaaaaatattgataaaatatagataacaaaattattgatttttcctttttcaaatgtacagttcagtagtgttaGGAATATTCACCTTATTCAACTAATTGCCAGGACTCCCTGCAGCTCACAAAACTGAAACTATGCCAGTTAAATACTAACTCCACATCCCtcatccccagctcctggcaaccCCAGGTCTATTTCTGTTTCTGGggtatgaatttgactactctgcATACCTCTTATTAGTGAATCACAGCATTTGtgtttctgtgactggcttatttttgtGACTTAGAATAATGTCTTCAAGGCCCATCCATGTTGTAGCGTGCTGCAGAATTCCCTTCCTTTGaaggactgaataatattccaggtTTTAGCTGTGTGAACCTGGGTGTACAGATAGGTCTTTGAAATTCTTCTCTGAGTTCATTTGGACAAATACCCAGAGGTGGGATTGGTGGGTATACGGTCACTCTAGTTTTAGTATTTTGAGGAGCTGCCAAGCTGTTCCCCAGTGGCTACGCTCTTCTGCACTACCACCAGCAGTGCACAAGGGCTTCTGTTGTTCTTGTTCCTCACCAGCatgtattttctgttttgctcTCATATCACATTGTGATTTAGATTTGCATCTCTAATGTCTGTTGAGGCAGTCTCATACTATGCATGCTAGCCACTTGTAGATAATCTTTGGGAGAATACTTAATTCAAGTCCTTTGtacatttctctcttctctctctctctctctctttttttttttttttttgtggtgctgggagtgAACTTGGCTTCATGCATGCCAtgtatgcactctaccactgagatacatgcCGAGCCTGCTTTGTCTGTTTCTCAGTCAGTACCTCTCTGTGGCTGAATACAAGTCTGTGTGCATGCTGGATGTTAGCCTCTTCAGATACAAGATtcccaaacattttctcccattccacacATTGTTTTTATTCTGTTGATTGTATTCTTTAATGCATGGAAGTTTAAAACTTGGTGCCAGTTGATCTATTTTTCTATGGCTGCTCTTGCCTCTAGGGTTGTATCTGAGAACTCATTGCCAAATCCAGCAGTTTAGGGTTTTTCTGCTACgttttttttccaaagagtttTAAGCCTTTCATTTAGGTTTGTTCCATCTTTTTTTGTGAATAATGTTGGGTAAGAGTCCAATTTAATTCCTTTGCACCCggattcagttttcccagcaccattgttggAGAGTCCATCCTTCCCCCATTTAGTCATGACAGCCTTTTCAAAAGTCACTTAAACAGATATCCAGGGGACTTTCTGGGCCCTGTGTTGTAGTTCCCTGGTGGGTATGTCTGTCTTTAggccagtaccacgctgttttgattactgtactTTGGTAGTAAGTGTGGAAATCAGggagcattctgctgtctttaGCATGTAACTGCTGTGTCCTGGGAGTTGGTGCAGGAGGGAGTTGACATCGCCCCTGCTGGAGTGccattttcattctcattcttGACTTTATTCTGTGTAGTTGAGGTtggcacaaaaaaaaatgtcttccagATAAATGGGAATCAAAAATCAGTCACCTGACCATTACTGACATTactgaaaataattattcattagaTTTGGTTCCAAGGTGCTAGTGCTTCATGTGTTGATCAAACatgtttcagatatttttcagtgagcatctgttttctttctcctgctccaAATAGTAACAAATAAGTTTCTACTGCTTCCATTCTCTACATTTTTAttggaaacaaattttatttggaaCATGATACATACCCTTGAAGCACCCTTTCCCTTTAGTTCTGTGTCTGTTATAAGCGAAGTAATTTCCTTGAATTGTATAACAGATTGGTAACTGAATTaacctttgaaaataaaaaaaaaaattatatagctcagttggctaAAGATATTTCAGTGACAAGAGTGTTTGGAAGGGGATGGGGAGGTCAGTATGGTGAAATCCACCCTTTCAAGTTAGCAGTTTGAAGATCTGAATGTGTTCAGCCATGAAGCCCCACAATGGGGCATGTCATAGTGAAGATTGTCCTCCTACCACCAGCTTGTCCTTTGTTTAAGTCTGGAGTTTGCTTGATCTTAGGTGAGTGAGCAAGGCAGAGTTCAGAGTTTGGACTGTGTCTTGGTCACAGGCCTGGAGTACCCTGCAGTGGTGGAGTTTGCCCCATTCCAGAAGATAGCCAAAAAGAAGCTGAAGAAAAAAGACACTAAGACTGGGAGCATCGCAGATGGTAAGACTGTGGAAATGCTGGATCGGGGGCTGTGAGGTTAGACACCTGGCCCACTGTCATCCTCTCCTGTGTTTGAGGaggaatatgtttattttttttcttttttccacttaCAGATCCAGAATACAAGCAGTTTTTAGAAACATACAGTGTGGAGGAAGAGAAAACCAGTACCAATCCTGAAATCCTTCTGGGAGAGGTAGAGGCAAAGACAAGAGAACTCGTTGgtctgtttttctcatttctcttttctttatggaGATacttatatatagaatatttattcattcttttcatgATTACGGTAAAGATTTAGTTTGTTGTAGACTTGGCAGAATTGCagtgtttttcagttttttttttcttaaatttattttttggtttttttgacacaatacctttattttatttatttttatgtggtgctgaggatcgaacccagggccttgcacgtgctaggcgagtgctctaccgctgagccatagtCACAGCCCCagtgtgtttttctgttttgacAGAAGGGTGGTTGACAGAGGGCATGGATGTTTCTGAGCTTTGCTCATGGAGAGCACCTGAGTTTCTAGACAGTCACTCTAAGCCACAGCCTCTGAAGGATCAGTGCTGAAGACATGGGAGTGCTCTGGCCatctggggtggggctgggcagcAAGCAGTCTCTGAGCCAGTAGAGATGAGGTGCTGCAGTCAGAAGAGTACCAAGCACTGGGGGAAGCCAGCCAAGCCAGTGGACACCCAGCCAGAGCACAGGGTCTGGTTAGGATCCAACTTAACCCTGTACCCCAGAAGCACACCTGTCACATCCCTAGACACTCCCCTGTGGATGCGAAGCCTCTTCTCTGTCACCAGGCAGATGCTGTAGTTGAGTGCCACATGCACCTGGCAGTGTCCTCCTTCCCCGCTGGTCTGCTTAGTGCTGGGCCTCTCTACCGGGCCCTATTGCACCTCCACGAGACTGTTCCTGCTCACCCAAGACTTGTGTGATGTGACAGTCActgttaaatttgtttttttatctgtTGGTCTCATTCCATGTAAACTCCCTCTCCTTTCATTTTTCCGCTTCCCCAAGGGAACCATATTTTCAACTTTGTTTTCCCAGAGCATAGTAGTTTAGGAGTTGAGTACAGTTGAATGAAGAAACAGGCTGGAGGCTGGGACTTTGCGGGAGCAGAATGCATTATCTGCTGTGTGTCGAGGCGTAGGAAGCCTGGTGTCTTCTGGGGGTACTAGTGAGGGGCCTAGAGTGATTCTAGGGAGCCACAGGAGCTGATTTGTTTGGTCCTGTCATTGCTGCATCCAGGGTGGATTGTGAATATCAAGGGACAGGCTTGGGCACTGGCTGAGAGGCTTACGTACCCAGGAGGCTACTGGTACTGGACTGGGAGATGCAGCATATATTTTGGAGGTAAAATAGATAGGGAGGATAGGTGGATTGGTTATAGAATATAAgtgacaagggctggggatatagctcagttgatagaatgcttgccttgcatccacaaggccctggattcaatccccagtaccacccccccgccccccccaaaaaaagagctGATAAGTGACAAAAAGAATTATAGGCTCCAAATTAAAATCATGAAGTGACCCCTATTATGAAGGGCAGACTCTGTCTGGGTGAACTCCTTGTTATGAAGGGCGGATTAGCATTTGTGGTATGCATTCTACAGTTTCTTCAGATACATGTAATGATGGCGCTGTTTTTGAACAGCAGTACTTATGGTATCATTTTCTGAGCTGCAGTCTATATTCTGATTTTACAGAGAATGAAtgtacaggttgagtatcctGTATCTGAGATATTTGGGACCAGAATTATTTTGGATTTAGGATTATTCTGGGGGCTTGGAATATATGCATGCATTTAATAAGCCACCTTGGGGCTGGCCCAGGTCCAAGCATTCAGCTCCCATGTTTCAGCACACCTTGCACTTCACCTGTGGGGGGTTCTGCACTATTTTTCAGCACTTGCATTTTGAATGACTCATCACATGAGATCCGATGTGGGGTTTTCCATTCAAGGTGTCAAATCAGTGTTCAAAAGTTTCAAActttggaacatttcagattttggattttgggattagggatgctcaacctggaTTATAAAAAATTGCAAGAACCTACAGGTTTATAACTATTGTATAGGAAATGGAGAAGTATTAAAGTGAacatatgaatttataatttaatgattTCTTTAAACATACAAAGACATTTTTAACATTTGGCAAGTTAAACATATTgttctcattttacttttatactgTCTTTgtgaatagtattttattttatttttggtggtgctggggattgaactcaagaccttgtgcatgctaggcaagcactctaccaagtgagctatctccccagcccccatgAGTAGTATTTTATGACTCCCTTAAGAATCAAGAGCTGCATGTCTACTGGGCATTTCCAGATTGCTTGGTTTATAATAATGGAATAAGAACTCCCCTGGATACAGTACACGctcatgtaaatttttaaaataacatatgtCCCTAAATTAAAGGTTAAAttgaaaataagtatttaaataagaaaattttatttagaagttACATGTGTGCATTacagtttttttgtgttttagcTAGAAGAACCACGCCTCTtttggaatatattaaaaatagaaaattagaaaagcagGTAGGTCTGGCATTTACCTGGTGAATATCTTTTCTGCATCTGCTGTTTCCATTCAGAAAACTTACACAGTACTTGTCCATACCTTCAGAGAATTCGAGAAGAGAAGCGAGAAGAACGGAGGCGGAGAGAGCTAGAAAAGAAACGTTTgcgggaagaagaaaaaagaaagagaaaagaagaagaaacatgcaaaagaaaggaggcagagaaacaaaagaagactGCTGAGAAAGAAGTGAAGATCCAGGTAGTTGTGAGGaaccattccatttttttttccaaaaacagTTTCGCTATGTGAATTATGCTTTTGAGGTCTTTTAGGTCCTTAGAATTTTCAGCAGATTTTCAGTTAACCTAGTCTTTATTGTTAGAGCTCCCTTTCCATTCTATAGCTGTGGTTTTTAAGGCTGTGCCCAGCCCCAGGGGCTCCTGGACTGTCTATGGGGACCACAGGACCTGGAGGGCAGAGGAGCCCACATATGGGGTATCTGCTCacatctttctttaaagaaaagttttcCTGGCTGAAAAGTACCCACCTAGAACCACTGTCTTTCCATGTGCTCAAACTTGGGCTCATCATTCTCTTGTGGTGACAGCCCCACAGTCTGGCTCTTTCTCACCTAGTTTCTCTTATGAGGGATGTATTTGTTCAGATGCTTCAAGGggatttttctttgtaatatgtGTTGGCCAGAATTGGGATCAGCTTTGTCTGCTTGGGACCTTATTAAACCCAGATTTCAGTCCAACGTGATTGTATCTAACTTCACAGAGGTACCTTAAATCATAACTGTGAAGTTAGGTACCTTATAGAGGCTCGATAGAATTgtacaacaaagaaaaagaaaaaacatcaggACTTAGGGAGAGTGGGAAAGAGACAGCTATAGCACAGATTACTTTCTGATACTCTCTCTAgtcagaaatagaaaatttggtCAGAATCATGCTTCTCAGAAAACACCAGCTCTTCCAGGAAGTGGAGTTTTCTCTGGGTCTTTGCTCTAAGAGAATCTCTCCTGGGGATTCGCTAACCACAGAGAGGACAGTTTCTCAGCAGCATCCCACAGAAGCACGCACATATGTGTATCTGTCAGGACTGCTATTCCCAGAGTCTCACAGCTTGGCCTGGCCAGGGCATCCTGGCAGTGCTGTGCATCTCTGGGCACTGTTGCTGGTGCTATACCTGAGCTGATGGAGTGTCCCCCTTGGTATTTGCTTTTACCATCTTGAGGATGAGAAGGGAAAATGGACGTGGGAGACTGGACATGGATTCTTAAAGCTGCACATGGAAGTCATGCATGTGATGTTCCCCATGTAAGTGGCCAGGACAACTCACATGGCCCCTTAGTTCAGAGGGAAAGCTTGAGACTACTGAAGACTGACATAGCTGCTGAGGACTGTCTCCCCAACTGTCTCTAAAAGCTTAAGGACATTTGTGCAAAGTAGACTTCATGGAAGGAATGGGACAAGAGCCAGGCCACTCAAGCCCACTTGCTTCAAAAGTGGAAGCAGGTTCTCCAGGTAGCCAATTTATTCCAAACAGCCACCCATAGAGTTCAAGTTGACTCGGGTAAGAAGTGGGTGCAGATCTGTGTTGGTTTAAAATACATAGTCTGATAGTGCTATTGAAATCAGAGAGCCTAGCTGTGACTACATAGACAGACACCTGATGGGTGGAGCAGGGGTTTTCCTCAGGAAGCTGCTTGGAGCGCGGAgagttctctgtgtgtgtatgggtCGGGGCTCATGCTCCATGGTACGGTGAAGTCTGGCCGTGAAGGGAGGTGCCCATCTGCTGTGACCAGTGCCGCCAAACTAGCAGGTTTCAGCGAGGGGCATGGGATATTTGAAGGAAATAAAGAGTCAACACACGCAAATCGCTGCTCTCTGGTGGCAAAACAGGTCTAAAAAATTACACCAGCaatgtttattatatatgtctctaaatcaggttaaatactatgcaagcattattctttgtattcatgaaagttacagagttagcaagaatatgcagctatttcctcagttacattctacagttgcaatgGGCAATGTTAGGAGCCTTGTGCatctctcaagaaagtccattgtttaaagttactaacTCACTTGCGGATGAAGGAGCCGCTGGTGAAAATGTTGTTGTCTTAGCAGGGAAGGTCCTTGGTTCCCAGGAGCTGCCTTGCCTGTCAATAAGGTTGAAGCTGATAAGACTCCAGCATGGAAGATACCTGCATAGCAACTAGGCAtctatgcctttgcacagaacCTTTCCCAGTACCCAAGTATGCCACAgtcatgaagtcatcagggaccttAATCTCAGATACTGGTCTCCCAGTCACTGTCACCGCTGTCTACATCTGTCATTCCAGAACTCAGTTCTGTCTTATTGTCGTGTCCAGGAACACGGAGGGGACACCCTGTGAACCTTAGCAGCTAACCCCGTGCCTGATGCTTTATAGTCCGTAGATTACCACTAGTTTTTCAAAAAGAACCATGGAAACTTGTAGTCTATAATTTCAACTATAATTTTTAAGTAGGACTTTTGAAGTATTTGGAAGTAAGTGTTTTATTTCCGTATTTTTGATTAtgcagttaaaatttaaaataagctaaagaaataaatcaaatttaagtCAACAAAAGTAAGTCCAGCATCCTTCATAGGAGGAAGAAATTAGAACATGACAACAGCTAGACTAGAGGAAGAGCTAGGCAGGTCAAACCTGAGAACAGCTATGGCTCCCAGCCTGAGGGTGGAGGGAGACTCATGAGCAAGGTCATCCACCTGTTTAGCTCTTAACAGGCAGGTGTGTGTGATTTGGGATCTCTGACTTATGAATCATCTGGAGAGTTCCAATTTTTTAAGaacctcaaaaataaaacctGCAGCAATGCCAAAAGAAGTCATACAAACAGCCTAAGGGTGTTGTTCATAGAGAAAGGAGCACAGGGGCCAAAGCCCACAGGGAGCTTGATGGGGAGGTATGGTCCCAGAGATGCAGATACAATCCCTGAATCAGTGGTGGCTCTAGACCAGTTATCTGGAGAAACTGTCATTGTTATCAGGAAGTTCTGACTGGTGTGTGTGAGTGATTGGGGTGTGCATATGTAGTGCAAGCACAGACCAGGACCTGATTACATGTATGAGCATCAGCACACTTGTACCAGACAGGAACATGCCTGACCTCAGCAGCCCTGGGTCTCTGGAAGCCTCGCTGTGTTGTGCTTCCTGAGCCCATAGTGCTGTCCCCACTGTCTTGCTCCTGGCTCACCCCAGCCCTGCTTGCTTTGTCCTTCCTAAACATGTGGCTGCTCCTCTCCTGGCGTCAGTCTCTCTCACCTCTGCACAGTCTCCCTTCTTCTGCCCCTCTCCCTGGGTCTCTGTGCTTCTCAACTCTGGTTTAGTATGTATGTGGAGCTTTCAACCTCTACCTGAGCTGAGCTTGTTCCTCTCCACCCCTAGGAGGACTACTGTCTTGGCTAGAATGCCAGCCATGGTGTGGGGGGACATCTGTCTCACAGCCACATTCCCAGTGATCAACACAGGGTCCTAGTGCCCAGTCTCAACACACAAATGAGACTCTTGGTCTCTGCGGAGGGATGTGTCTTGTATGCCAGCAAGAGAGCCTCAGCCTGGGGACTGGTTGCCAGAAAGACCAGGGTGGGACTGGAGAGTGGGGCTTTGAGCCCACCTGCAGTCTCCCAGGAGGGCTGGTGATTATTAGTCACTAGCAGCTGGGGACTTAATCCTGCCTTTGTGAGGAACCTCAGAATAACACCTAAGATTCCTCCAGGTTGGTGAACACGGAAATTCTGGGTGGGTTTGAGTTGGAGTCAGGGCACATGGCCCCCTGCAGCCACACCTCCCTGGCTGGCTGCTCCCAGTTGCACCTGTACAGTACACAGTGGTGGGAAgtggagtacccctgagttctgTAAGTCCTTACTGCTTATCCAGCCTCTGCCAGGATGGGTAAGAGGGTCAGAGGCACCAGTGACAACCTGAGTTCTGCACCTGGAGTGGGAACCTGCCTGGGGACACACACCAGGTAGATGTTCTCCTAAGTGTGAGTAACTGCGGTTTTAGgcacatgaaattattttttgagtGAAGGGGCATGGAGACCATTGTACTTCTATAACGCTCATATTTATCTCAGACACACTGCTGATGTAATTTAAAGGAAGGTGGACAGTTCCCTAAAAAGGAATGTCGAAGGTCATGACTCCACACAGCTGCAGGAAGAGGGCATTGCTGGTTGACATCCACAGGGTGAGAGACAGCTGGTGCTTGTCTCGGGGATTCCTTCAGTGGAGCATGCCATGTCAGGGGCTCTCCTGCACTGCAGGTTTAAACACGCTCCCTTCATGGGTGAGGACAGAGGTCTCCAGAGTGCACCTCCTAGTGGTGCACGGAGTCTCTGTGgtgctgggctctggggaggcccatgtgcagatgtccaacccctGCTTCAAGGAATAGAAAAGGCAGTGTTTGAAAACTATAGactgggagctggggatg
This window contains:
- the Upf3a gene encoding regulator of nonsense transcripts 3A isoform X3 — encoded protein: MRSEKERAGGPGATVGTRGPGGREKLSAAEVQLRREAPRREPETPASSSGCGGGAGKPREEKRTALSKVVLRRLPPGLTKEQLEEQLHPLPAHDYFEVVAADLSLHPHLYSRAYINFRDPDDILLFRDRFDGYVFIGNKGLEYPAVVEFAPFQKIAKKKLKKKDTKTGSIADDPEYKQFLETYSVEEEKTSTNPEILLGERIREEKREERRRRELEKKRLREEEKRKRKEEETCKRKEAEKQKKTAEKEVKIQVLLKKPEKGEESTTEKPKERGEEAGVGDGRREAHAPCTVRKTRLLESLPEALREKSQDDSDGEQRDLERRPRGREAEMLRCHLDSSRKHGAHSEFARFARRNEDELRWVRGSTQDRGKKGRQDGGIPMETAERLAREKEDNGLAPRKERLGSKVL
- the Upf3a gene encoding regulator of nonsense transcripts 3A isoform X2 — encoded protein: MRSEKERAGGPGATVGTRGPGGREKLSAAEVQLRREAPRREPETPASSSGCGGGAGKPREEKRTALSKVVLRRLPPGLTKEQLEEQLHPLPAHDYFEVVAADLSLHPHLYSRAYINFRDPDDILLFRDRFDGYVFIGNKGLEYPAVVEFAPFQKIAKKKLKKKDTKTGSIADDPEYKQFLETYSVEEEKTSTNPEILLGEVEAKTRELVARRTTPLLEYIKNRKLEKQRIREEKREERRRRELEKKRLREEEKRKRKEEETCKRKEAEKQKKTAEKEVKIQLLKKPEKGEESTTEKPKERGEEAGVGDGRREAHAPCTVRKTRLLESLPEALREKSQDDSDGEQRDLERRPRGREAEMLRCHLDSSRKHGAHSEFARFARRNEDELRWVRGSTQDRGKKGRQDGGIPMETAERLAREKEDNGLAPRKERLGSKVL
- the Upf3a gene encoding regulator of nonsense transcripts 3A isoform X4 — translated: MRSEKERAGGPGATVGTRGPGGREKLSAAEVQLRREAPRREPETPASSSGCGGGAGKPREEKRTALSKVVLRRLPPGLTKEQLEEQLHPLPAHDYFEVVAADLSLHPHLYSRAYINFRDPDDILLFRDRFDGYVFIGNKGLEYPAVVEFAPFQKIAKKKLKKKDTKTGSIADDPEYKQFLETYSVEEEKTSTNPEILLGEVEAKTRELVGWIVNIKGQAWALAERLTYPGGYWYWTGRCSIYFGGKIDREDRWIGYRI
- the Upf3a gene encoding regulator of nonsense transcripts 3A isoform X1, producing MRSEKERAGGPGATVGTRGPGGREKLSAAEVQLRREAPRREPETPASSSGCGGGAGKPREEKRTALSKVVLRRLPPGLTKEQLEEQLHPLPAHDYFEVVAADLSLHPHLYSRAYINFRDPDDILLFRDRFDGYVFIGNKGLEYPAVVEFAPFQKIAKKKLKKKDTKTGSIADDPEYKQFLETYSVEEEKTSTNPEILLGEVEAKTRELVARRTTPLLEYIKNRKLEKQRIREEKREERRRRELEKKRLREEEKRKRKEEETCKRKEAEKQKKTAEKEVKIQVLLKKPEKGEESTTEKPKERGEEAGVGDGRREAHAPCTVRKTRLLESLPEALREKSQDDSDGEQRDLERRPRGREAEMLRCHLDSSRKHGAHSEFARFARRNEDELRWVRGSTQDRGKKGRQDGGIPMETAERLAREKEDNGLAPRKERLGSKVL